The following coding sequences lie in one Danio rerio strain Tuebingen ecotype United States chromosome 25, GRCz12tu, whole genome shotgun sequence genomic window:
- the faap24 gene encoding Fanconi anemia core complex-associated protein 24 (The RefSeq protein has 3 substitutions compared to this genomic sequence), whose translation MESKPVPAKLLNAAPPYGHIISHEKWRGSTLVQSFKGSVKMIFEEELGVVDFCLSNKTCVLYVSESDLVAGNGYRRKIVRFRNANSGLQAVVIVEKTRVSEQYFSALQKFVVLELGLTLLPVSTSAEAAQLIAQLVFGQSKENPFRRRTVSRLLDPLVLSLVQQIPGVGKVKAQLLLQTFPSILQLSRASVQELEPVVGPATAQHIRGFFHNQIT comes from the exons ATGGAAAGTAAACCGGTTCCCGCGAAGCTCCTGAACGCCGCTCCTCCGTACGGACACATAATCAGTCATGAGAAATGGAGAGGATCAACACTCGTGCAAAGCTTTAAAG GAAGTGTAAAGATGATCTTCGAGGAGGAGCTCGGTGTTGTCGACTTCTGTCTCAGTAACAAGACGTGTGTCCTCTATGTGTCAGAAAGTGACCTGGTGGCAGGAAACGGCTACAAGAGGAAGATCGTCCGCTTTAGAAAT GCGAACAGTGGTCTGCAGGCTGTAGTGATCGTGGAGAAGACTCGAGTGAGCGAGCAGTATTTCAGCGCACTGCAGAAGTTTGTGGTTTTGGAGCTGGGTTTGACTCTTCTGCCGGTTTCCACCTCGGCTGAGGCTGCTCAGCTCATCGCTCAGCTG GTGTTTGGACAGAGTAAGGAGAACCCGTTTCGCCGCAGGACGGTTTCCCGCCTGCTGGAGCCGCTGGTGTTGAATCTTGTCCAGCAGATCCCTGGAGTGGGGAAGGTGAAGGCCCAGCTGCTCCTGCAGACATTTCCCAGCATCCTCCAGCTCAGCCGAGCCTCAGTCCAGGAGCTGGAGCCTGTGGTGGGTCCGGCCACAGCGCAGCACATCAGGGGCTTCTTCCACAATCAGATCActtag